One Rhizobiales bacterium GAS188 DNA window includes the following coding sequences:
- a CDS encoding RNA polymerase, sigma 32 subunit, RpoH: MASAALPMLSSEGGLARYLDEIKRFPMLEPQQEYMLAKRWREHGDREAAHQLVTSHLRLVAKIAMGYRGYGLPMSEVVSEGNVGLMQAVKRFEPERGFRLATYAMWWIKASIQEYILRSWSLVKMGTTANQKKLFFNLRRAKSRISALDEGDLRPDQVKQIATKLGVTEQDVVDMNRRLSGDASLNAPLREQGEGEWQDWLVDDEDNQEHKLVESEEASNRHDALVDALGVLNPRERRIFEARRLADDPMTLEDLSSEFGVSRERVRQIEVRAFEKVQNAVKAAYAKREMGRPALPVS; this comes from the coding sequence ATGGCATCTGCCGCACTTCCAATGCTGTCGAGCGAGGGCGGGCTTGCCCGCTATCTCGACGAGATCAAGCGGTTTCCAATGCTGGAGCCGCAACAAGAATACATGCTGGCCAAGCGCTGGCGCGAGCATGGGGACCGCGAGGCGGCCCATCAGCTCGTGACCTCGCATTTGCGCCTCGTGGCCAAGATCGCCATGGGCTATCGCGGCTATGGGCTGCCGATGTCCGAAGTGGTCTCCGAGGGCAATGTCGGCCTGATGCAGGCGGTCAAGCGCTTCGAACCGGAGCGCGGCTTTCGCCTGGCGACCTATGCGATGTGGTGGATCAAGGCCTCGATCCAGGAATACATCCTGCGCTCATGGTCGCTGGTGAAGATGGGCACCACCGCCAATCAGAAGAAGCTGTTCTTCAATCTGCGGCGTGCCAAGAGCCGCATCTCGGCGCTCGACGAAGGCGATCTGCGTCCCGATCAGGTCAAGCAGATCGCGACCAAGCTCGGCGTGACCGAGCAGGACGTGGTCGACATGAACCGGCGCCTGAGCGGAGATGCCTCGCTCAACGCCCCCTTGCGCGAGCAGGGCGAGGGTGAATGGCAGGATTGGCTCGTCGATGACGAGGACAATCAGGAGCACAAGCTCGTCGAGTCCGAGGAAGCCTCGAACCGCCATGACGCGCTGGTCGATGCTCTTGGCGTCCTCAATCCGCGCGAGCGGCGCATCTTCGAGGCGCGCCGCCTCGCCGACGATCCGATGACGCTGGAGGATCTCTCCTCCGAATTCGGAGTGTCGCGCGAGCGCGTGCGCCAGATCGAGGTGCGGGCCTTCGAGAAGGTGCAGAACGCCGTCAAGGCGGCCTATGCGAAGCGCGAAATGGGGCGTCCGGCACTTCCGGTCTCGTAA
- a CDS encoding monosaccharide ABC transporter substrate-binding protein, CUT2 family translates to MKKLVGFVAAAVLVAAAAGSHAQGKKYVFALVPKNMNNPFFDQARDGCKKAEKESNGGIECMYIGPGEHGGGEEQVEVVNDLIAKKVDGIAVSPSNAAAMGKALEAAKKAGIPVLTWDSDLLDKDKALRIAYVGTHNYEIGVNLAKAVQQIKPKGGIICIQSGGAAAANHNERMQGIRDTLSGQKSAASPGTRLTGQNGWTEADGCPLYTDDDFPRSVQQMEDTLGKYPKLDAFVPTGGFPQFIPQAYRKVAEKYKARIDDGSLALVVADTLPVQMDLLKAGLSQGQVGQRPFEMGYKSMFFLKDIKDGKTAPSDPTYTGLDVCTQKTAATCIGG, encoded by the coding sequence ATGAAAAAACTAGTAGGCTTCGTCGCCGCGGCCGTGTTGGTCGCCGCTGCCGCCGGCAGCCACGCCCAAGGCAAGAAATATGTCTTCGCCCTGGTGCCCAAGAACATGAACAACCCGTTCTTCGACCAGGCGCGGGATGGCTGCAAGAAGGCCGAGAAGGAATCGAATGGCGGGATCGAGTGCATGTATATCGGCCCCGGCGAACATGGCGGAGGCGAGGAGCAAGTCGAGGTCGTGAACGACCTGATCGCCAAGAAGGTCGACGGCATTGCGGTGTCGCCTTCGAACGCCGCCGCCATGGGCAAGGCGCTCGAGGCTGCCAAGAAGGCCGGCATCCCGGTTTTGACCTGGGACAGCGACCTGCTCGACAAGGATAAGGCGCTACGCATCGCCTATGTTGGCACGCATAACTACGAGATCGGCGTGAATCTCGCCAAGGCGGTGCAGCAGATCAAGCCGAAGGGTGGGATAATCTGTATCCAGTCCGGCGGCGCGGCCGCGGCCAACCACAATGAGCGCATGCAGGGCATCCGCGATACGCTTTCGGGGCAGAAATCCGCTGCCTCCCCCGGCACCCGTCTGACCGGTCAGAACGGCTGGACCGAGGCCGATGGCTGCCCGCTCTACACCGATGACGACTTCCCCCGCTCGGTGCAGCAGATGGAGGACACGCTCGGCAAATATCCGAAGCTCGACGCTTTCGTTCCGACCGGCGGTTTCCCGCAATTCATCCCGCAGGCCTATCGCAAGGTCGCCGAGAAATACAAAGCCAGGATCGATGACGGCTCGCTCGCTCTGGTGGTCGCCGACACGCTTCCGGTCCAGATGGATCTCCTGAAGGCCGGGCTCTCGCAAGGCCAGGTCGGCCAGCGGCCCTTCGAGATGGGCTATAAGTCGATGTTCTTCCTGAAAGACATCAAGGACGGCAAGACGGCCCCGTCCGACCCGACCTATACGGGCCTCGATGTCTGCACCCAGAAGACTGCCGCGACCTGCATCGGCGGCTGA
- a CDS encoding monosaccharide ABC transporter membrane protein, CUT2 family: protein MSSQSTATNAAIEEVTHLKERSVLQRMLASQPFWVTVALLAICAVMSVKQPDAFASADNFFNITRNFAFIGIMALGMTAVILTGGIDLSVGSVMGLVGVVCGLLLQGENHWAVAIGAGLLAGAAVGAVNGFLIAYVGLPSFVVTLGMLSIARSLAIVLSQNKIIYQLGPWGDAFSSIGGGDILGLANPVWLLILMTLVFGYVFNFTAWGKYLFAIGGNENAARLTGVPVRRIKLQAYILCGLTAAIASVMIVGWQGSAINALGTGYELRVIASTVIGGASLLGGEGGAYGAIIGAALIEVIRNSLLMAGVDSNWQGTFVGLFIVLAVLLQRIRHRPSE from the coding sequence ATGTCCAGCCAATCCACCGCGACCAATGCAGCGATCGAGGAGGTGACGCATCTCAAGGAGCGCAGCGTCCTGCAAAGGATGCTGGCGAGCCAGCCCTTCTGGGTGACGGTCGCGCTCCTCGCAATCTGCGCGGTGATGAGCGTCAAGCAGCCCGATGCCTTCGCCTCGGCCGACAACTTCTTCAACATCACGCGCAACTTCGCCTTCATCGGCATCATGGCGCTCGGCATGACGGCGGTCATCCTGACGGGCGGCATCGACCTCTCGGTCGGCTCGGTCATGGGGCTCGTCGGCGTCGTCTGCGGATTGTTGCTGCAGGGGGAAAATCACTGGGCGGTGGCAATCGGGGCCGGCCTCCTTGCCGGCGCCGCGGTCGGCGCCGTCAACGGCTTCCTGATCGCCTATGTCGGGCTGCCGAGCTTCGTCGTGACGCTCGGCATGCTCTCGATCGCGCGCTCGCTCGCCATCGTGCTGTCGCAGAACAAGATCATCTACCAGCTCGGTCCCTGGGGCGACGCCTTCAGCTCCATCGGCGGGGGCGACATTTTGGGACTGGCCAACCCGGTCTGGCTGCTCATCCTCATGACGCTGGTCTTCGGCTACGTCTTCAATTTCACGGCCTGGGGCAAATATCTGTTCGCGATCGGCGGCAACGAGAACGCGGCCCGGCTGACGGGCGTGCCGGTCAGGCGCATCAAGCTGCAGGCCTATATCCTCTGCGGTCTGACGGCGGCGATCGCCTCGGTGATGATCGTCGGCTGGCAGGGCTCCGCCATCAATGCGCTGGGCACCGGCTATGAGCTGCGGGTCATCGCCTCCACGGTGATCGGCGGGGCGAGCCTTCTCGGCGGCGAGGGCGGCGCCTATGGGGCGATCATCGGGGCTGCCTTGATCGAGGTGATCCGCAACAGCCTGCTGATGGCCGGCGTCGACTCGAATTGGCAGGGCACTTTCGTTGGGCTATTCATAGTTCTCGCGGTCTTGCTCCAGCGCATCCGCCATCGGCCGTCCGAGTGA
- a CDS encoding 23S rRNA pseudouridine1911/1915/1917 synthase (manually curated), protein MNSLSMTATSEMRGERLDRALARHFVDLSRARLQALIREGAARIGEAAVTDPSLKLRGGETVTLAIPEPVDSLPLGQDIPLDVVYEDDHLIVIDKPAGLVVHPAAGHADGTLVNALIAHCGDSLSGIGGVKRPGIVHRLDKETSGLMVVAKTDKAHRGLAEQFADHGREGPLEREYQAFVWGRPRADSLMVDRPIGRDSRHRERMAVVAPGRGKEAVTYLYVEESFPPAAAEPIASRIRCQLETGRTHQIRVHLSSLGHPLLGDPLYGGGFKTKANKLDEPGRVALRALDRQALHAAVLGFAHPVTGEPMRFASALPPDMAALEEALRALETAIP, encoded by the coding sequence ATGAACTCCCTATCGATGACTGCCACTTCCGAAATGCGCGGCGAGCGCCTTGACCGGGCGCTCGCTCGTCATTTCGTCGATCTCAGCCGGGCAAGGCTCCAGGCCCTGATCCGCGAGGGCGCAGCGCGCATCGGCGAGGCTGCGGTCACCGACCCCTCGCTGAAGCTGCGTGGCGGCGAGACGGTGACGCTCGCCATCCCCGAGCCGGTCGATTCGCTGCCGCTCGGCCAGGATATTCCGCTCGATGTCGTCTACGAGGACGATCACCTCATCGTGATCGACAAGCCGGCCGGCCTCGTGGTGCATCCGGCGGCCGGCCATGCGGACGGCACCCTGGTCAACGCTCTGATCGCCCATTGCGGGGACAGCTTGTCGGGCATCGGCGGCGTCAAGCGGCCCGGCATCGTGCATCGCCTCGACAAGGAGACGTCGGGGCTGATGGTGGTGGCCAAGACCGACAAGGCGCATCGCGGTCTCGCGGAGCAGTTTGCCGATCACGGCCGGGAAGGTCCGCTCGAGCGCGAATACCAGGCATTCGTCTGGGGCCGTCCACGCGCCGACAGCTTGATGGTCGACCGCCCGATCGGGCGCGATTCGCGCCATCGCGAGCGCATGGCTGTGGTCGCGCCGGGGCGTGGAAAAGAGGCGGTGACCTACCTATATGTCGAGGAAAGCTTCCCGCCGGCAGCTGCGGAGCCGATCGCGTCTCGCATCCGCTGCCAGCTCGAAACAGGACGTACCCACCAAATCCGCGTTCATCTCTCCTCCCTCGGCCATCCGCTTCTCGGCGATCCCCTTTACGGGGGTGGCTTCAAGACCAAGGCCAACAAGCTCGACGAGCCTGGTCGCGTCGCGTTGCGGGCGCTCGACCGTCAGGCGCTGCATGCGGCAGTGCTCGGCTTCGCCCATCCGGTCACGGGCGAGCCCATGCGCTTTGCGAGCGCGTTGCCACCCGACATGGCGGCCCTCGAAGAGGCGCTGCGAGCCCTCGAAACGGCCATCCCTTGA
- a CDS encoding DNA mismatch repair protein MutL, protein MTIRRLDPVLVDRIAAGEVIERPAAAVKELVENALDAGATRVDVVVEAGGRRLIRVSDDGSGMPAQDLLLSVERHATSKLPDEDLFAIATFGFRGEALPSIAAVSRLEILSRHGDAGGAHALIVEAGTIRPLRPAARPRGTTVEVKDLFSAVPARLKFLKSDRAEAAAVADVVKRLAMAHADVRLTLAGDGIATLDYARLGEGEAALTLRLGEVLGREFRDNSVAMDLVREGLSIKGFAALPAYTRASSNAIHLFVNGRPVRDKLLTGAVRGAYADLLPAGRYPAIALYLEIDPRAVDVNVHPAKAEVRFREAGLVRALVVTAIGEALRKGGIRPVTQASDRALQAFAPGSGAGWGQHGSGPRGSSWGRSAFAPIGTGATSIRGAEADAPGHGFGENQAAFDYASRPSGAVDMRPSPADGAGNEAYPLGAARAQLHETYIVAQTQEGLVIVDQHAAHERLVYERLKRERAARGIERQMMLTPEIVDLDPADCAKLLAHAELLEGLGLVVEAFGPGAIAIREAPSALAIGKLRKLITDLVDSFDEWDAPLLLERRLDHVLATMACHGSVRAGRRLRPEEMDALLREMEATPGADVCNHGRPTFIALKLADIERLFGRR, encoded by the coding sequence ATGACGATTCGCCGCCTCGACCCCGTACTCGTCGATCGTATCGCCGCGGGCGAGGTCATCGAGCGGCCCGCCGCGGCCGTCAAGGAGCTCGTGGAGAATGCGCTCGACGCCGGCGCGACGCGCGTCGACGTCGTCGTCGAGGCGGGCGGGCGGCGCCTCATCCGCGTCTCGGATGACGGCAGCGGCATGCCGGCGCAGGACCTGCTTTTGTCCGTCGAGCGCCACGCCACCTCGAAACTGCCGGACGAAGACCTGTTCGCCATCGCGACCTTCGGCTTCCGGGGGGAGGCCTTGCCGTCGATCGCGGCGGTGTCGCGCCTCGAGATCCTGTCGCGCCACGGAGACGCCGGTGGGGCGCATGCGCTGATCGTCGAGGCCGGCACGATACGCCCCTTGCGACCTGCCGCGCGCCCTCGCGGCACGACCGTCGAGGTCAAGGACCTGTTCTCGGCGGTGCCGGCGCGCCTGAAATTCCTCAAGAGCGATCGGGCTGAAGCCGCTGCCGTCGCCGATGTCGTCAAGCGCCTCGCCATGGCGCATGCCGATGTCCGCCTGACGCTCGCGGGCGACGGCATAGCGACGCTCGATTATGCACGCCTGGGCGAGGGCGAGGCAGCTCTCACGCTGCGCCTCGGCGAGGTGCTCGGCCGTGAGTTCCGCGACAACAGCGTGGCGATGGACCTTGTCCGCGAAGGGCTCTCCATCAAGGGCTTCGCTGCGCTGCCCGCCTATACGCGGGCGAGCTCCAACGCCATTCATCTCTTCGTCAACGGCCGGCCGGTGCGCGACAAGCTGCTGACCGGCGCGGTGCGGGGCGCCTATGCGGATCTTCTGCCGGCCGGGCGCTATCCGGCGATCGCGCTCTATCTCGAGATCGACCCACGCGCCGTCGACGTGAATGTGCACCCTGCCAAGGCCGAGGTTCGTTTCCGCGAGGCCGGCCTGGTGCGGGCCTTGGTCGTCACCGCCATCGGAGAGGCGCTGCGCAAGGGCGGCATCCGTCCCGTGACGCAGGCGAGCGATCGGGCGCTGCAGGCCTTCGCGCCTGGCAGCGGCGCTGGCTGGGGGCAGCACGGATCGGGGCCACGCGGGTCGAGTTGGGGGAGGTCGGCCTTTGCGCCGATCGGGACGGGGGCGACGTCAATTCGGGGCGCTGAGGCCGACGCTCCGGGCCATGGCTTCGGCGAGAACCAGGCCGCTTTCGATTATGCGTCGCGCCCTTCGGGGGCCGTCGACATGCGCCCATCGCCCGCCGACGGCGCCGGCAACGAGGCCTATCCGCTCGGGGCCGCGCGGGCGCAGCTGCACGAGACCTATATCGTGGCGCAGACGCAGGAGGGGCTGGTGATCGTCGATCAGCATGCCGCCCATGAGCGGCTCGTCTATGAGCGGCTGAAGCGGGAGCGCGCCGCGCGCGGCATCGAGCGGCAGATGATGCTCACTCCGGAGATCGTCGATCTCGACCCCGCCGATTGCGCCAAGCTGCTGGCGCATGCCGAGCTTCTCGAAGGGCTCGGTCTCGTCGTCGAGGCCTTCGGCCCCGGCGCGATCGCCATCCGCGAGGCGCCGTCGGCGCTGGCGATCGGCAAGCTGCGCAAGCTGATCACCGATCTCGTCGATTCCTTCGATGAATGGGACGCGCCGCTGCTGTTGGAGCGCAGGCTCGATCATGTGCTCGCCACCATGGCTTGCCACGGATCGGTGCGCGCCGGGCGGCGCCTGCGGCCGGAGGAGATGGATGCGCTGCTGCGCGAGATGGAGGCGACGCCCGGCGCCGATGTCTGCAATCACGGCCGCCCGACCTTCATCGCCCTCAAGCTTGCCGATATCGAGCGGCTTTTCGGACGCCGCTGA
- a CDS encoding monosaccharide ABC transporter ATP-binding protein, CUT2 family, with amino-acid sequence MALLELSGIAKNFGAIEALRGVDVALAEGEVVGLMGDNGAGKSTLVKVIAGNFPPSEGEIRIGGQVKRFHKPVDARAEGIEVVYQDLALCNNLTAAANVFLGREVKRRLGPLQVLDYRAMYAKAAELFAELKSETRPRDLVKQMSGGQRQAVAIARTRLSKAKIVLMDEPTAAISVRQVAEVLDLIRRLRDQGIAVVLISHRMPDVFAVSDRVIVMRRGTKVADKPISQSSPEEVTGLITGAIRTA; translated from the coding sequence ATGGCGCTCCTTGAACTGAGCGGGATTGCCAAGAACTTCGGCGCTATCGAAGCCCTGAGGGGCGTGGACGTCGCCCTGGCGGAAGGCGAAGTGGTCGGCCTGATGGGCGATAACGGCGCCGGCAAATCGACGCTCGTCAAGGTCATCGCCGGGAATTTCCCGCCTTCCGAAGGCGAAATCCGCATCGGCGGACAGGTCAAACGCTTCCATAAGCCCGTCGATGCGCGCGCCGAGGGCATCGAGGTCGTCTATCAGGACCTCGCCTTGTGCAACAACCTCACCGCCGCCGCCAATGTCTTCCTCGGGCGCGAGGTGAAGCGACGGCTCGGCCCGCTGCAGGTGCTCGATTATCGGGCCATGTATGCCAAGGCCGCCGAGCTGTTCGCGGAATTGAAGTCGGAGACGCGCCCTCGCGATCTCGTCAAGCAGATGTCGGGCGGCCAGCGCCAGGCGGTCGCGATCGCGCGCACGCGCCTCTCGAAGGCCAAGATCGTGCTGATGGACGAACCGACCGCTGCGATCAGCGTGCGCCAGGTGGCCGAGGTCCTCGACCTGATCCGTCGCTTGAGGGACCAGGGCATCGCGGTGGTGCTGATCAGCCACCGCATGCCGGACGTCTTCGCCGTCAGCGATCGCGTCATCGTCATGCGCCGCGGCACCAAGGTCGCCGACAAGCCGATCTCGCAATCCTCGCCCGAAGAGGTCACGGGTCTGATCACGGGGGCGATCCGCACCGCCTGA